A region from the Citrobacter koseri ATCC BAA-895 genome encodes:
- the cueP gene encoding copper-binding periplasmic metallochaperone CueP gives MPKIIQSLLLFIALSNISMASTQETAFLAERGLAGKSVEQMVDAIDQNPQARPLPYTASVTSTDLKLSANGETYTFPLGEKFYLSLAPYEYQTHPCFNHSLSGCQGEMPDTWFDVNVTDRNGTVLIHKKMKSYQNGFIGLWLPRNTEGMIEISHEGKKAAYSFKTANDSQTCLTDLQLRAAS, from the coding sequence ATGCCGAAAATCATTCAGTCTTTATTATTATTTATTGCACTAAGTAATATCTCAATGGCATCGACGCAGGAAACGGCGTTTTTGGCTGAACGCGGGCTGGCGGGAAAATCGGTTGAGCAAATGGTGGATGCTATCGATCAAAACCCTCAGGCGCGTCCTTTACCGTATACCGCTTCTGTGACCAGCACGGATCTGAAACTGTCGGCGAATGGCGAAACGTACACCTTTCCGCTGGGTGAGAAATTTTATCTCTCGCTGGCGCCTTATGAATATCAAACCCATCCCTGTTTTAACCACAGTCTTTCAGGTTGCCAGGGAGAAATGCCGGACACCTGGTTTGATGTGAACGTGACAGATCGGAACGGTACGGTGTTGATACATAAGAAAATGAAAAGTTATCAGAATGGCTTTATCGGGTTATGGCTACCGCGTAACACTGAGGGGATGATTGAAATCAGTCATGAGGGGAAAAAAGCGGCTTATTCGTTTAAAACCGCGAATGACAGTCAGACTTGCCTGACCGACCTGCAATTACGCGCTGCCTCGTAA
- a CDS encoding helix-turn-helix domain-containing protein, translated as MMIESIQPLHHSSKHTTQWHHHPGGQLYWITRGMVMVETEQGQWALTPGSVGWLPPSLPHCAWMPVSAYGASLHFSVEYCGVFPSSPCVRAASPFLLLLLEKICGEGTIGEPSERLAHLLQVMVDEIRCADALSSQLILPDDRRVRQIAQKILADRACTRSQAELAKQAGLSVRTLSRLFIQQTGLTFGQWKQKAKVISSLEYLLRGEPVSLVAQLAGYENVSAFIAVFRRFMGMTPGQFYLRFGHGTNVV; from the coding sequence ATGATGATAGAAAGCATTCAACCTTTACATCACTCCTCTAAGCATACGACTCAGTGGCACCATCACCCTGGCGGGCAGTTGTACTGGATCACGCGTGGCATGGTGATGGTCGAAACGGAACAAGGGCAGTGGGCGTTGACGCCCGGTTCGGTAGGGTGGCTTCCGCCGTCGTTACCCCATTGTGCGTGGATGCCGGTGAGTGCATATGGCGCCAGTCTGCACTTCAGCGTGGAATATTGCGGGGTCTTTCCCTCCTCACCGTGCGTTCGGGCAGCGTCGCCTTTTTTACTGCTGTTGCTTGAGAAAATTTGTGGGGAGGGAACCATCGGAGAGCCTTCAGAGCGGCTGGCCCACCTGTTGCAGGTTATGGTCGATGAGATTCGCTGTGCTGATGCGCTCTCTTCACAATTGATCCTTCCCGACGACAGAAGGGTCAGACAGATTGCGCAAAAAATACTGGCCGACAGGGCCTGTACGCGGAGTCAGGCAGAGCTGGCGAAACAGGCCGGGCTGAGCGTCAGGACGTTGAGCCGCCTTTTTATACAGCAGACGGGATTAACATTCGGTCAGTGGAAGCAAAAAGCGAAAGTCATTTCGTCGCTGGAATATTTACTGCGCGGAGAGCCTGTCAGCCTTGTCGCGCAATTAGCGGGTTATGAGAATGTGAGTGCATTTATTGCCGTGTTCAGGCGTTTTATGGGAATGACGCCAGGGCAGTTCTATCTGCGTTTCGGTCATGGTACGAATGTGGTTTAA
- a CDS encoding nuclear transport factor 2 family protein, with protein sequence MMQRIAQALDAVISRPGHDEHTIELFFTPDYRQTVNGIDLDYDNFVAHMAKLKQVTRTMKVNILAIAQQGNHVLTHHLVTVIKTNGEQAQTEVFACFTLENGRIAACQELTRLISGAEEDKMLGSLR encoded by the coding sequence ATGATGCAACGCATTGCTCAGGCGCTTGATGCCGTTATTTCCCGGCCCGGGCACGATGAACACACTATCGAATTATTTTTCACGCCCGATTATCGCCAGACGGTAAATGGTATCGACCTTGATTACGATAACTTCGTCGCGCACATGGCAAAACTAAAACAGGTTACTCGTACCATGAAGGTGAACATTCTGGCCATCGCTCAGCAGGGCAATCACGTTCTGACCCATCACCTGGTGACCGTCATCAAAACGAACGGCGAACAGGCACAAACCGAAGTCTTTGCCTGTTTCACATTAGAAAATGGCCGTATTGCTGCCTGTCAGGAATTAACCCGGTTAATCAGCGGCGCCGAAGAAGATAAAATGCTGGGAAGTCTGCGGTGA
- a CDS encoding fimbrial protein produces MKKLAISSFVIASSFAAFNVSAATEASGGTITFTGQVTDTTCTINGGNSADLTIPLDPIAVSDASTAGLIQKNRKQFTLEFTGCTSASLGQDDGAGNKNTLNLILSSDSISNDGLYLNNTQLRTDGTKKNVGIALSTLANSQTPLNLHTNLDTNVEGDSATVDLYANYYKVGSDAADTGAVNTMLTYTVAYL; encoded by the coding sequence ATGAAAAAGCTCGCTATCTCTTCTTTCGTTATCGCGTCATCCTTCGCAGCCTTTAATGTCAGCGCTGCAACCGAGGCTTCTGGCGGTACTATCACCTTTACCGGCCAGGTTACTGATACAACCTGTACAATTAACGGCGGAAACTCTGCTGACCTGACGATTCCATTAGATCCCATCGCCGTTAGCGATGCATCTACCGCAGGTCTGATCCAGAAAAACCGTAAACAATTTACTCTGGAATTTACCGGCTGTACTTCTGCTTCCCTGGGGCAGGACGATGGCGCGGGAAATAAAAATACCCTGAATCTGATCCTGAGTTCAGACAGTATTTCTAACGATGGTCTGTATCTGAACAACACACAGTTGAGAACCGACGGCACGAAGAAAAACGTGGGTATCGCACTCAGCACGCTGGCCAATAGCCAGACGCCGCTGAACCTGCATACTAACCTTGATACGAATGTTGAAGGTGATAGCGCCACTGTCGATCTGTATGCGAACTACTATAAAGTCGGTTCAGACGCTGCCGATACCGGTGCCGTTAACACCATGCTGACTTATACCGTCGCGTATTTATAA
- a CDS encoding fimbrial biogenesis chaperone has protein sequence MKRSLIFLTLIAFSFSSLANVIISNTRVIYPEEQKETTVQLINRGNSPALIQAWIDEGNPDSTPETAQVPFLLTPPVVKVEGGSGQQLRIRYTGSANALPQDRESVYYLNVLDIPPKQENLDGKNTMQIAIKSRIKLFYRPTELTIPASDLHKYLSFTAQGNQLVATNRAPYFASIATMSSRGKSLTGEPKMIAPLSTLTIPTTGAVLSGQALDILLVDDYGSYQKYSFTTK, from the coding sequence ATGAAACGTTCTCTCATTTTTCTAACGCTTATTGCCTTCAGCTTTAGCAGTCTGGCGAATGTTATTATTAGCAATACCAGGGTTATCTATCCTGAAGAACAAAAAGAAACAACGGTTCAGCTGATTAACCGTGGCAACAGTCCGGCGTTAATTCAGGCCTGGATAGACGAAGGTAATCCAGACTCTACGCCAGAAACCGCTCAGGTTCCCTTTTTGCTGACGCCGCCAGTGGTGAAAGTTGAAGGCGGTAGCGGCCAGCAGCTGCGCATTCGCTATACCGGCTCAGCCAACGCGCTGCCTCAGGACAGGGAGTCCGTTTATTACCTGAATGTGCTGGATATTCCGCCAAAACAGGAAAATCTTGATGGCAAAAACACGATGCAAATCGCCATTAAGTCGCGCATCAAATTATTTTATCGCCCGACCGAACTCACGATTCCGGCCAGCGATTTACATAAGTATTTATCGTTTACCGCGCAGGGTAATCAACTTGTCGCCACAAACCGGGCTCCTTATTTCGCATCGATTGCCACAATGAGTTCACGAGGTAAATCTCTTACTGGCGAACCGAAAATGATTGCGCCATTGTCAACACTGACAATACCCACGACAGGGGCGGTTTTATCGGGGCAGGCTTTGGATATTCTGTTAGTTGATGATTACGGTTCATATCAAAAATATTCATTCACCACAAAATAA
- a CDS encoding fimbria/pilus outer membrane usher protein translates to MLGYNANYNYNEAKGGGRNQENAYFQLNSGLNAFGWQFRDSSSYNKSKGVEGSWTNNTRYVERGIAALKSIIRMGDSYSSNDLFDSLRFRGVSMGTDMRMLPDSQQGFSPIVRGVAQSNALVKISQNGQVIYQKNVSPGPFEIADILPTGSGGDLNVEVIEADGRTSSFIVPFSSVPNMLQEGIGKYGLLLGEARTEESRYRPQFAQGSYQYGINNLITGYTGVIYSEDYNAFLLGSGLNLPFGALSFDVTQSQTQIPADKKVRGQSYKVAFSRFFNVTGTNFALAAYRYSTKNYYSFNDAIALHNWQKENADSPNARYMRQKNTFNINLSQSLGEELGSLYLSGTWRDYWNGHGTTKEYQLGYSNHVGAVSYTLSASSMRNDNQREERRYYLTFSVPLSLFERPVFLNSSVTFNRDGYSDTNVGISGTAGEFNQATYSVSGSNRRGGNNSASSSLSYRTAFTTLNGSYSESGDYRQIGAGASGSLVAYRGGLLTSSQLGDTFAIIDAPGAQGATLGGDGTRTTNTAGKALVPYLSPYRKNRIQLDTTHMKEGVELKGNIQEVVPYAGSVTYVRFDTDQRRQFMLPARAVNGRPLPFGTEIFDDAGASVGYVAQGGMLYLKTEQLPSRLHIKTSSDGRQSCVISQPTHDGQINICR, encoded by the coding sequence ATGCTGGGATACAATGCCAACTATAACTACAACGAAGCCAAAGGCGGAGGACGCAATCAGGAAAACGCCTATTTCCAGTTAAACAGCGGGCTGAATGCGTTTGGCTGGCAATTTCGCGATAGCTCCAGCTATAACAAAAGCAAGGGCGTGGAAGGATCATGGACAAACAATACACGCTACGTTGAGCGCGGGATCGCTGCGCTTAAATCGATCATCCGCATGGGTGACAGCTATTCCAGCAACGATCTTTTTGACTCTTTGCGTTTTCGCGGCGTCAGCATGGGCACGGATATGCGCATGTTACCCGATTCTCAGCAGGGCTTTTCCCCGATTGTACGCGGCGTCGCACAGTCTAACGCGCTGGTTAAAATTAGTCAGAACGGGCAGGTTATTTATCAGAAAAACGTGTCGCCTGGCCCATTTGAAATTGCGGATATCCTTCCTACCGGCTCAGGCGGCGATCTGAATGTCGAAGTCATTGAAGCAGACGGGCGCACCAGCAGTTTCATCGTCCCCTTTTCTTCGGTGCCAAACATGCTGCAAGAAGGGATTGGGAAATATGGTCTGTTGCTGGGGGAAGCGCGCACGGAAGAAAGCCGCTATCGCCCCCAGTTTGCCCAGGGCAGCTATCAATACGGGATCAATAACCTGATCACCGGTTATACCGGGGTAATTTACAGCGAAGACTATAACGCGTTTCTTCTCGGGAGCGGCCTCAACCTCCCGTTTGGCGCGCTGTCTTTTGACGTCACACAGTCACAAACGCAAATTCCGGCAGATAAAAAAGTCCGCGGGCAAAGTTACAAAGTCGCCTTTAGCCGTTTCTTTAATGTCACCGGGACGAACTTTGCGCTGGCGGCGTATCGCTATTCCACGAAAAACTATTACAGCTTCAATGATGCAATCGCTTTGCATAACTGGCAAAAAGAGAACGCTGACAGCCCTAATGCCAGATATATGCGCCAGAAAAACACCTTTAATATCAACCTGAGCCAGTCTCTGGGTGAGGAACTGGGTTCCCTTTACTTATCAGGAACCTGGCGGGACTACTGGAATGGTCATGGCACAACAAAAGAGTATCAACTGGGGTATTCCAACCACGTTGGCGCCGTAAGTTATACCCTCTCAGCCAGCAGCATGCGTAACGATAATCAGCGCGAAGAGCGACGTTATTACCTCACATTCTCGGTGCCCCTGAGTCTCTTTGAACGGCCCGTTTTCCTCAACAGCAGCGTTACATTTAATCGTGACGGCTATTCCGACACGAACGTGGGGATCAGCGGAACCGCAGGCGAATTTAATCAGGCGACCTATAGCGTCAGCGGCAGCAACCGTCGCGGTGGAAATAACTCGGCCAGCAGCAGCCTGAGCTATCGCACTGCGTTTACCACCTTAAACGGCAGCTATAGCGAGTCAGGAGACTATCGTCAGATCGGCGCGGGGGCCAGCGGTAGCCTGGTGGCTTATCGGGGCGGCCTGCTGACGTCCAGCCAGTTGGGCGATACCTTCGCGATTATCGACGCGCCAGGCGCTCAAGGGGCCACGCTGGGCGGCGACGGCACACGCACCACGAATACCGCCGGGAAAGCGTTGGTTCCTTACCTGTCCCCGTACCGTAAAAACCGAATCCAGTTAGATACCACCCATATGAAGGAAGGCGTTGAGCTGAAAGGCAATATCCAGGAAGTGGTGCCTTATGCGGGTTCCGTCACCTATGTGCGCTTCGATACCGACCAACGGCGGCAGTTCATGTTGCCAGCACGGGCCGTTAACGGGCGCCCTCTCCCCTTCGGCACCGAAATTTTTGACGATGCTGGCGCCAGCGTCGGATATGTCGCCCAGGGAGGAATGTTGTACCTGAAAACGGAACAGCTCCCGTCACGTTTACATATCAAAACCAGCAGTGACGGCCGCCAAAGCTGTGTTATTAGCCAGCCGACCCACGATGGTCAGATAAATATTTGCCGCTAA
- a CDS encoding fimbrial protein, whose amino-acid sequence MKITIRTITLILAWLLGSISYGVQASCKSDSDAQKESNLVLNLDSLSLSSETTGSQNLSLSSGTFSCTGEWIGYANRVAIISEMANSTAYINYGNYVLQFTIGNIVPTKKDYSRSGESHIPGTSLNNVVYTYKAKLLKSVPSGANPAYVYNVGPDATSITLAHAISVVDASGIDFWFPGVNLAEFIKWILGLIGSDEEKRLFYQNITINYRPHVSTCSIPDTTVTLPETDLTSLISAGKEAQFYENFTLHAECSDLLEGMSTRTIQFYLSSASVDTDKYTLKNTQGTARNIGVRIMRADTSKKIAISQTELTAGNITSEYELYKIAQWGSNFDIPLRAYYYIYGAKPTEGRIQTTAKVNIIYP is encoded by the coding sequence ATGAAAATCACTATCCGTACAATAACGTTAATTCTTGCCTGGCTACTGGGATCGATAAGCTATGGCGTACAGGCCTCCTGTAAAAGCGATTCCGACGCGCAAAAAGAGAGCAATCTGGTGCTCAACCTGGATTCACTTTCCCTCAGCAGCGAAACCACAGGTTCGCAGAACCTGTCGCTGTCATCCGGTACGTTTAGCTGTACCGGCGAATGGATTGGTTATGCTAACCGTGTTGCCATTATCTCTGAAATGGCCAACAGCACGGCCTATATCAATTATGGTAACTATGTATTGCAATTCACCATCGGCAATATTGTACCCACGAAAAAAGACTATAGTCGCTCTGGAGAAAGTCATATTCCCGGTACTTCGCTGAATAACGTGGTCTATACCTATAAGGCTAAGTTACTCAAAAGCGTACCGAGCGGCGCCAACCCGGCCTATGTCTATAACGTTGGCCCGGACGCAACCAGTATTACTCTTGCTCACGCTATATCCGTTGTTGATGCTTCAGGTATCGATTTCTGGTTTCCCGGCGTTAATTTAGCTGAATTCATTAAATGGATATTAGGCCTTATCGGTTCTGACGAAGAGAAACGCCTGTTCTACCAGAATATCACGATCAATTATCGTCCTCATGTCAGCACCTGTAGCATCCCGGATACGACGGTCACGCTACCGGAAACCGATCTTACCAGCCTGATATCCGCAGGAAAGGAAGCGCAGTTTTATGAAAACTTCACTCTGCATGCCGAATGCAGCGACCTGTTAGAAGGCATGAGCACACGCACCATTCAGTTTTATCTCAGTAGCGCCAGCGTCGATACGGATAAATACACCCTGAAAAACACCCAGGGAACGGCAAGGAATATTGGGGTGCGAATTATGCGTGCCGATACCAGTAAAAAAATTGCCATCAGCCAGACAGAGCTTACCGCAGGTAATATTACCAGCGAGTATGAACTCTATAAGATTGCGCAGTGGGGAAGCAATTTTGATATTCCACTGAGAGCATATTATTACATCTATGGTGCAAAACCGACGGAAGGCAGAATACAAACCACGGCGAAAGTAAACATCATTTACCCATGA
- a CDS encoding EAL domain-containing protein, translating into MKLMCRIEPIIHVQTGRRIGGEVLCQPEGADPELFFRSVSPELLSHIVQEQICTGVANQHDRNGILFFNITIPLLMNLVWLRSILAMLPGPKVIEIDCQQSESYFPRLVPHIDAILTLMRAFNTQLWLDDLYVRHIPLIAQLPFRFDGIKIDKHELWRISAEQDTSAMTTLVTQVEYLTDHVLVEGVENEYQHRFISESDVHYAQGFLWPVDERESFVITI; encoded by the coding sequence ATGAAACTCATGTGCCGTATCGAACCTATCATTCATGTCCAGACCGGTAGACGGATTGGCGGTGAGGTGCTCTGCCAGCCGGAAGGGGCAGATCCAGAGCTATTTTTCCGCTCTGTTTCGCCAGAACTCCTGTCACATATTGTTCAGGAACAGATATGCACGGGAGTAGCAAATCAGCACGATCGCAATGGCATTTTATTTTTTAATATTACGATTCCATTGCTTATGAATCTGGTGTGGCTCAGATCGATTCTTGCCATGTTACCCGGCCCAAAGGTCATTGAAATTGATTGCCAGCAAAGCGAGTCTTATTTTCCGCGACTTGTGCCGCATATTGATGCAATTCTGACCCTAATGCGCGCTTTTAATACTCAACTTTGGCTGGACGATCTCTATGTCAGGCATATTCCGTTAATTGCGCAACTCCCCTTTCGCTTTGATGGGATTAAGATTGATAAACATGAACTCTGGAGAATATCCGCTGAACAGGATACCTCAGCAATGACAACGCTGGTAACACAGGTGGAATATCTGACGGATCATGTTCTGGTGGAAGGCGTTGAAAACGAATACCAGCACCGCTTTATTTCGGAGAGCGACGTACATTATGCCCAGGGATTTCTCTGGCCCGTTGATGAGCGAGAATCATTCGTAATAACGATTTAA
- a CDS encoding LuxR C-terminal-related transcriptional regulator — protein sequence MKLKIVIVSDDVYYLTGISKGMKESGTRVESIFLSDAGEFERFTLTTSFSLSKDTVVLLSVREPGLLDRLITFFFSKVTLCISPSGLHSRRHFFCQYGVYYFNKNKTLSELNDILIAISNRKNTESNTITDKEFFILSELVRAGNVKRMYSAINISEKTVSYYKRSALKKMGLLSSQNYLCIHPALSAVKTIQRH from the coding sequence ATGAAGTTGAAAATAGTGATAGTGTCTGATGACGTCTATTATCTGACGGGTATATCGAAAGGGATGAAAGAGTCAGGTACGCGTGTTGAGAGCATTTTTTTAAGCGATGCTGGCGAGTTTGAACGTTTCACGCTAACCACCTCTTTTTCGCTATCAAAAGATACCGTTGTGTTACTCTCCGTCAGAGAACCGGGTTTACTCGACAGGTTAATAACCTTTTTCTTTAGTAAGGTTACGCTGTGCATATCACCGTCAGGCCTGCATTCCCGTCGCCATTTCTTTTGCCAGTACGGTGTATATTACTTCAATAAAAACAAAACATTATCAGAATTAAACGATATTCTGATAGCTATTTCAAATAGAAAAAATACGGAAAGTAACACCATCACTGACAAAGAGTTTTTTATTCTCAGTGAGTTAGTCCGCGCCGGGAATGTGAAACGAATGTACAGCGCAATAAACATCTCTGAAAAAACGGTCTCTTACTACAAGAGGTCGGCATTAAAAAAGATGGGATTACTGAGCAGCCAAAATTACTTATGTATCCACCCGGCACTCTCCGCCGTTAAGACCATTCAACGGCACTGA
- a CDS encoding glycine betaine ABC transporter substrate-binding protein, with amino-acid sequence MSIKNKLAASWLALGLFAAQAQAADFVVGSKNFTEQYILAEIYAQALEQSGLSVERKTNLGGTLIAHAALLKGEIDMYPEYTGTALSAVVKGKPSSDAAQVFKQVSDAYQQQYHLTWLQPARVNNGYALLVSKQTAEKYHLKTLSDLAKAAPELTIGAGAEFGDRQDGLKGLEQTYGIKFKAFRQFAKVGLRYDALAAGQIDVANGFATDWQIAENQYVALEDDKHLFPPYEVAPVVRDTALQAHPQVRDILNNISQLLDNATMQKLNAEVEKNKEEPRDVAEDFLRAKGVIK; translated from the coding sequence ATGAGCATAAAAAACAAACTGGCAGCCTCCTGGCTGGCGCTGGGGTTGTTCGCAGCGCAGGCGCAGGCAGCGGATTTCGTTGTGGGCAGCAAAAACTTTACCGAACAATATATTCTGGCGGAAATCTATGCCCAGGCACTGGAGCAATCCGGTCTTTCCGTTGAACGCAAAACAAACCTGGGCGGGACGCTAATCGCCCACGCCGCGCTGCTGAAAGGCGAAATTGATATGTACCCGGAATATACAGGTACGGCGCTCAGCGCAGTGGTCAAAGGAAAGCCCTCCTCCGATGCCGCACAGGTGTTTAAGCAGGTCAGCGACGCCTACCAGCAGCAATATCATCTCACCTGGCTGCAACCAGCCCGCGTGAACAACGGCTACGCACTGCTGGTGAGCAAACAAACCGCAGAGAAATACCACCTGAAAACGCTCTCCGACCTCGCCAAAGCCGCGCCGGAACTGACCATCGGCGCAGGTGCGGAGTTTGGCGACCGTCAGGACGGCCTGAAAGGGCTGGAGCAGACCTACGGCATTAAATTTAAAGCCTTCCGCCAGTTTGCCAAAGTCGGCCTGCGCTACGACGCCCTTGCTGCCGGGCAAATAGACGTCGCAAACGGCTTCGCAACCGACTGGCAAATCGCGGAAAACCAGTATGTCGCACTGGAAGACGATAAACACCTCTTTCCTCCCTACGAAGTTGCGCCGGTCGTGCGCGATACAGCACTACAGGCACATCCCCAGGTTCGCGACATTTTAAATAACATCAGCCAGTTGCTTGATAACGCCACGATGCAAAAACTGAATGCGGAAGTGGAAAAGAATAAAGAAGAACCGCGCGATGTGGCGGAAGACTTTTTGCGCGCAAAAGGCGTAATTAAATAG
- a CDS encoding HAL/PAL/TAL family ammonia-lyase has protein sequence MTTTLFLGDAPLTLDDVRAVADCGQTVALGAQAQQAISASFDFLLHSISAGKHIYGVTTGLGANVDTTLLHTQNDRHDEDLLQAIQRRIPLARAVGVGQQATPAQVRAIMLARLAGFVQGASGISLPVAQTLLAFINEGIHPRVPLIGSIGEADLAPLAHIGRALIGDGEAEYQGTVAPVSALLNQTGLTPAPLRGKDGLALVSSNAASVGLAALLLHDAARLMNAHAGAIALSFEAFRANISPLTPWAARMRPAPQQAKTAAYLLALLEGSPLLQPGSARSLQDPLSFRCVAPVLACVCHAWLNARAAVELELNSADDNPGLLAESEQVLANANFDATHLALALESLGLALARHAACSGERIMKLMSPAASGLPRFLTRHAGQTGFATLQKTVSALVSDIAHHAQPLSPLTMPVADRIEDYASQAMGVVAKTTRLLESLHYLVAIELLVAAQALDLQASPRPGRYATALHDKIRARVAPLDEDRASAGDISVLADAIMQPEWLAGQTVLLETS, from the coding sequence GTGACAACGACACTTTTTCTGGGCGACGCGCCGCTCACACTTGATGACGTGCGAGCTGTCGCTGACTGCGGCCAGACTGTCGCGCTGGGGGCGCAGGCGCAGCAGGCCATCAGCGCGTCCTTTGATTTTCTGCTGCACAGCATCAGCGCCGGAAAGCATATCTATGGCGTCACCACCGGGCTTGGCGCTAATGTCGATACGACGCTGCTGCACACGCAAAATGACCGTCACGATGAGGATCTGCTACAGGCGATTCAGCGACGAATCCCGCTGGCGCGGGCGGTCGGCGTCGGCCAGCAGGCAACGCCCGCACAGGTTCGCGCGATCATGCTGGCGCGTCTTGCGGGTTTCGTGCAGGGCGCATCGGGTATTTCTCTGCCCGTGGCGCAGACGCTGCTGGCCTTTATCAACGAAGGCATCCATCCGCGCGTTCCGCTTATCGGATCTATTGGCGAAGCGGATCTCGCGCCGCTGGCGCATATCGGACGCGCGCTCATCGGCGATGGCGAAGCGGAATATCAGGGTACGGTGGCGCCAGTCTCCGCACTGCTGAACCAGACGGGTCTGACGCCTGCGCCGCTGCGTGGAAAAGACGGGCTGGCGCTGGTGTCGTCTAACGCCGCCAGCGTCGGCCTCGCCGCGCTGCTGCTGCACGACGCCGCCCGGCTTATGAACGCCCACGCGGGCGCTATCGCGCTCTCGTTTGAAGCGTTTCGCGCTAATATCTCGCCGCTGACGCCCTGGGCGGCGCGGATGCGCCCCGCACCACAACAGGCTAAGACCGCCGCGTATCTGCTGGCGCTGCTGGAAGGCAGCCCGCTACTCCAGCCCGGCAGCGCGCGTTCGTTGCAGGACCCGCTCAGCTTCCGCTGCGTCGCGCCGGTGCTGGCCTGCGTTTGCCATGCCTGGTTGAATGCCCGCGCGGCGGTGGAACTGGAACTCAACAGCGCCGACGACAATCCCGGCCTGCTGGCTGAGTCTGAACAGGTCCTGGCAAATGCCAATTTTGATGCCACGCATCTGGCACTGGCACTGGAAAGCCTCGGGCTGGCTCTCGCCCGCCATGCCGCATGCAGCGGCGAACGCATCATGAAACTGATGTCACCCGCCGCCAGCGGCCTGCCGCGTTTTCTCACCCGCCACGCCGGGCAGACAGGCTTCGCCACGCTGCAAAAGACGGTTTCCGCGCTGGTCAGCGATATCGCCCATCATGCCCAGCCGCTCTCCCCGCTGACGATGCCGGTAGCCGATCGGATTGAAGATTACGCCTCGCAGGCAATGGGGGTGGTCGCCAAAACCACACGACTACTGGAAAGCCTGCACTATCTGGTGGCCATTGAACTGTTGGTCGCCGCGCAGGCGCTGGATCTTCAGGCGTCGCCACGGCCAGGACGCTATGCAACGGCATTACACGACAAGATTCGCGCTCGGGTGGCGCCGCTGGATGAAGATCGCGCCAGCGCTGGCGATATTTCCGTTCTGGCCGACGCGATAATGCAGCCGGAATGGCTTGCAGGCCAGACCGTATTGCTGGAGACCTCCTGA
- a CDS encoding ABC transporter permease yields the protein MRWATRHYDDILLALWQHLVLVGAAMLMAFAISLFLGITTARRPRLYALVMAVTGMIFSIPGLALFALLIPWLGIGMLPAIVGLTAYALMILTRNIATGFHAIPLDVREAARGMGYGAWRNLREVELPLALPFIITGLRIATTTLIGIATVAAYINAGGLGAIILAGLDQRYPEKIFIGGGLTSLLAIGADLFFVRLQRRVLQGRDQ from the coding sequence ATGCGCTGGGCGACGCGACACTATGACGACATTCTGCTGGCGCTCTGGCAGCATCTGGTACTGGTCGGCGCCGCAATGCTGATGGCGTTCGCTATTTCACTGTTTCTCGGCATTACCACCGCCCGCCGCCCGCGACTGTATGCGCTGGTGATGGCGGTCACCGGCATGATTTTTTCCATTCCAGGGCTGGCGCTATTCGCACTGCTCATCCCGTGGCTCGGCATCGGAATGCTCCCGGCGATTGTCGGGCTGACAGCCTATGCGCTGATGATCCTGACCCGCAATATTGCCACCGGTTTTCATGCCATTCCGCTGGACGTCCGCGAAGCGGCGCGCGGAATGGGATATGGCGCCTGGCGCAATCTGCGCGAAGTGGAACTGCCGCTGGCGCTACCGTTCATCATCACCGGACTGCGCATTGCCACCACCACGCTTATCGGCATCGCTACGGTCGCGGCATATATCAACGCCGGTGGACTTGGCGCGATTATTCTCGCCGGGCTGGATCAGCGCTATCCAGAGAAAATATTTATCGGCGGCGGCCTGACGTCGCTGCTGGCGATCGGCGCGGATCTGTTTTTTGTCCGGCTACAGCGGCGCGTTTTACAGGGGAGAGACCAATGA